The following proteins are co-located in the Psilocybe cubensis strain MGC-MH-2018 chromosome 5, whole genome shotgun sequence genome:
- a CDS encoding Dehydrogenase xptC, producing MLIALTQALSLAGAVFASAHIPGDLRARQIDSGQLSAAYDYIVVGGGQSGLVIANRLSEDPTKTVLVVEYGYFDDSPAQLEPSSATQYLSKNLFNASSVAQPGLGNRQGIVYAASVVGGGSTVNGMLFDRGSADDYNNWEKLGNPGWGFSGLLPYFKKSATFTPPRADLAAEFNITWDIPSAWGDGPIQATFPDWQWPTIKAQWAAWTDLGVPINAEGAGGDAFGAYWVPSNTDQNYRRSYARNAYFDPAKNRPNLKLLIGYRVNEVLFTANKRADSIKIQARGTANGAPTITVKAAQEIILCAGWMHTPQILQRSGIGPSALLTQAGIPVLVDLPGVGSNLQDHPAIGINYRYQTDILPNQASLYTNATFQAWAAQQWAQRKGPSSMGVGNALATVPFPLLSPTYQTTIDKAKAQNAASYLPRTYTTENINGFIAQRALILDSFGRKDNGVVEIPFSGGGGTSLVLEKPLSRGTVLLNTADRYAEPIIDYNCNINPVDSDVLVATVKFARRWYQAPSQQRLTPVEQSPGTSISSDAQIASWAANGMTPSTAHGCGTAAMAPREQAGVVSANLTVYGVTGLSVGDISIIPIIPSTHPCATVYAIAEKAADLIKSRYDSSIPPAGSNPISTTTVISSTASSTTTSVSPTCTPVSKYGQCDGQNYSGCKICASGSTCQYSNPWYSQCL from the exons ATGTTGATTGCTTTAACTCAAGCCCTCTCTTTGGCGGGGGCTGTCTTTGCATCAGCTCACATCCCTGGAGACCTTCGTGCTCGTCAAATCGATTCAGGACAACTCTCGGCTGCCTATGACTATATTGTGGTTGGCGGTGGGCAGAGTGGCCTTGTGATAGCTAATCGTCTCAGCGAAGATCCCACTA AAACTGTCTTGGTTGTCGAATATGGTTATTTTGACGACTCTCCGGCTCAACTCGAACCTTCTAGCGCGACTCAGTATCTTTCGAAGAACCTTTTTAATGCCTCCTCCGTTGCCCAACCTGGTCTCGGGAACAGGCAGGGTATTGTTTATGCCGCATCCGTCGTTGGTGGTGGGTCTACCGTGAACGGGATGCTATTTGATCGCGGTTCTGCTGACGACTACAACAACTGGGAAAAGCTTGGAAACCCAGGATGGGGGTTCAGTGGACTCCTTCCGTATTTCAAAAAG AGCGCAACGTTCACCCCACCGCGAGCCGATCTCGCTGCAGAATTTAACATCACCTGGGACATTCCAAGTGCTTGGGGAGATGGTCCGATTCAAGCTACCTTCCCTGATTGGCAATGGCCAACTATCA AGGCCCAGTGGGCAGCATGGACCGACCTCGGAGTACCTATCAATGCTGAAGGTGCAGGCGGTGATGCCTTCGGTGCTTACTGGGTACCGTCCAATACCGACCAAAACTACCGTCGCTCGTATGCACGAAATGCCTATTTTGACCCGGCAAAGAACCGTCCAAATTTGAAGCTCCTCATTGGTTACCGTGTCAACGAGGTTCTTTTCACTGCTAATAAGCGGGCGGATAGTATCAAAATCCAGGCTCGGGGGACCGCCAACGGGGCTCCAACTATTACTGTCAAGGCAGCGCAAGAGATCATTCTTTGCGCTGGGTGGATGCACACACCCCAAATTCTACAACGCAGCGGTATTGGCCCGAGCGCTCTTCTTACTCAGGCTGGCATCCCTGTTCTCGTGGACCTCCCTGGTGTCGGTTCTAATCTCCAAGATCACCCAGCTATTGGCATCAATTACCGAT ATCAAACCGACATTCTTCCCAACCAAGCATCTCTTTATACTAACGCAACGTTCCAGGCTTGGGCAGCTCAACAATGGGCACAAAGGAAAG GACCCTCTTCGATGGGGGTTGGTAATGCTTTGGCTACGGTTCCATTCCCACTTCTGAGCCCGACTTATCAAACCACCATCGATAAAGCCAAAGCCCAAAACGCTGCAAGCTACCTTCCTAGGACGTATACAACCGAAAATATCAACGGATTTATTGCTCAACGCGCATTAATTCTGGACTCCTTTGGCAGAAAAGACAATGGTGTCGTCGAAATCCCATTCTCTGGTGGAGGAGGTACATCTCTTGTCCTTGAAAAGCCTCTCAGTCGTGGTACGGTTCTCCTCAACACAGCAGACCGCTATGCGGAACCGATCATTGATTATAATTGCAACATCAATCCTGTCGATAGTGACGTTCTTGTCGCAACAGTCAAGTTTGCTCGCAGGTGGTACCAAGCGCCTAGTCAACAGCGCCTTACCCCGGTTGAGCAATCACCTGGAACGAGTATTTCTTCAGATGCACAGATTGCTTCTTGGGCCGCCAATGGTATGACCCCCAGCACAGCACACGGCTGTGGGACAGCTGCAATGGCGCCTCGAGAGCAGGCGGGAGTCGTCTCTGCTAATTTGACCGTATATGGCGTGACTGGCTTGAGCGTTGGGGACATATCTATCATCCCCATCATCCCATCCACACACCCCTGTGCCACTGTGTACGCTATCGCTGAGAAG GCTGCAGACCTCATCAAGTCTCGATATGATTCAAGTATCCCTCCCGCAGGATCGAATCCTATCAGCACGACAACTGTAATTAGCAGTACCGCGTCATCAACGACTACCTCTGTGTCTCCTACCTGCACGCCGGTTAGCAAGTATGGCCAGTGTGATGGGCAGAATTACAGCGGGTGCAAAATCTGTGCCAGTGGATCGACATGTCAATACTCTAACCCGTGGTATTCCCAATGCTTGTAA
- a CDS encoding Checkpoint protein hus1 has product MRFRASITNVQTFFRIVQAIEKLQKRCLIKFTEEHMCIICNNDANEGGIQVWSKIKVEALFENYRIQSNANNEITMALAGEALLGALKSASSSVPSTSAGSGAGGGLGGALDAEEIVMKLAKKNDQALLSFEIKGMSRTGQQVRVVHDVKIEVMKPADVDKMQEPLCPKADLLILLPSLLKVRTIVERMKQMSDVMAFQANNNKRLVLSLRTDSVTIETEWKDCQNPAVAEPESEDDDDDEDEGRRNPPDPDKMFTVLISTRSFLKFLNSHVVSTTTIASVCQHHCVILYVYIGDVADAGGVLTFYIPAIIDDEGR; this is encoded by the exons ATGCGGTTCCGCGCCTCGATCACCAATGTCCAAACATTCTTTC GGATTGTACAGGCGATTGAAAAGCTGCAAAAGCGATGTCTGATCAAATTTACAGAGGAGCACATGTGCATTATTTGCAATAACGATGCAAATGAGGGTGGGATCCAAGTCTGGTC GAAAATTAAGGTCGAAGCCTTGTTTGAGAACTATCGCATCCAGTCCAATGCGAACAACGAAATTACGATGGCGCTAGCGGGCGAAGCCCTCCTCGGTGCACTCAAATCTGCCTCATCCTCCGTCCCGTCCACATCCGCTGGGTCGGGGGCAGGCGGAGGCTTAGGGGGTGCGCTGGATGCGGAGGAGATAGTTATGAAGCTGGCGAAGAAGAATGACCAGGCGCTTCTATCATTTGAGATCAAAGGCATGTCGCGAACGGGGCAGCAGGTCAGGGTAGTGCATGACGTGAAGATTGAGGTGATGAAGCCGGCGGATGTGGATAAGATGCAGGAGCCTCTGTGTCCTAAAGCTGAT CTGCTTATACTTCTCCCTTCACTGCTCAAGGTCCGCACGATCGTCGAGCGGATGAAGCAGATGTCGGACGTGATGGCGTTCCAGGcgaacaacaacaaacgACTTGTGCTTTCTCTCCGGACCGACAGCGTGACCATCGAGACCGAGTGGAAAGACTGCCAAAACCCCGCTG TGGCAGAGCCAGAAtcagaagacgacgacgatgatgaagatgaaggaagaCGAAATCCTCCAGACCCAGACAAAATGTTTACTGTCCTCATCTCCACGCGTAGCTTTTTGAAGTTTTTGAATAGCCATGTCGTGTCTACAACTACAATCGCCT CTGTATGCCAACATCACTGTGTCATCCTTTATGTGTACATCGGCGATGTGGCTGATGCGGGAGGGGTGTTGACGTTTTACATCCCTGCCATTATTGACGATGAAGGTCGATAA
- a CDS encoding 54S ribosomal protein L33, mitochondrial: MASFMTCRTVARASARYNVSRMLTTASQAPIASSSSSTSSSPSQSSPSSSQESSSTEAGAPITHFKITLRRSAISLGDKIKGTLKALGIHRRFQTVYFPHSPEVAGKILRVKELVEVENVPTHLVKTKQQQRQERKAPRGYKVVGSKRDSFMKV; the protein is encoded by the coding sequence ATGGCTTCGTTCATGACATGTCGTACTGTTGCACGCGCCTCGGCGCGTTATAATGTATCGCGGATGCTCACAACCGCGTCGCAGGCCCCAATagcctcatcatcgtcgagcacgtcttcttctccatcgCAGTCAtcaccttcatcttcacAAGAGTCTTCCTCCACCGAGGCAGGCGCTCCGATTACTCACTTCAAAATCACACTCCGACGGTCTGCAATTTCGCTCGGGGACAAAATCAAGGGCACCCTGAAAGCCCTAGGAATCCACAGGCGCTTCCAAACTGTCTACTTTCCCCATTCACCGGAAGTGGCAGGCAAAATTCTACGTGTGAAGGAGCTAGTGGAAGTCGAGAACGTGCCTACTCATCTTGTGAAGAccaagcagcagcagaggcAAGAGCGGAAGGCACCGAGAGGATACAAGGTCGTTGGATCGAAGCGGGACTCTTTTATGAAGGTCTAG
- a CDS encoding Cytochrome c oxidase assembly factor 6, whose amino-acid sequence MGSWFNWFKGPEEEAAPTREGRQKCWDARDEYFACLDKAKVIKAGDEGSACSKEKKRYEGSCAKSWIEYFNQRRVIAEAQKDRLARANEQAQAAKK is encoded by the exons ATGGGCTCGTGGTTCAATTGGTTCAAAGGTCCCGAAGAAGAGGCTGCTCCAACACGAGAGGGTCGACAGAAGTGCTGGGATGCGAGAGACGAGTACTTTGCATGCCTAGACAAAGCTAAAGTGATAAAAGCAGGCGATGAGGGGAGTGCATGTtcgaaggagaagaagagatacGAAGGGAGTTGCGCGAAGAGCTGG aTTGAGTATTTCAACCAGCGGCGCGTGATAGCGGAAGCCCAAAAGGACAGACTTGCTCGCGCCAACGAACAGGCACAAGCTGCCAAAAAGTAA
- a CDS encoding dTTP/UTP pyrophosphatase → MKGLEPDIVPSTFEENLDFYQFPDPHEYPVATATHKAVEVYEKLVREDPDNAPDLVIAADTVVLTHPQPVTSDISYSMLPPTPQELLEKPTSKEDNMRMLLDLNGNVSYPILTAPGYNIKSIDERTLVHFVDSPKHVIEAYVDSGEGIDRAGGFAIQGLGGVLVRKIEGDYNNVVGFPAASFFTLLDLLVDEDPDFLEV, encoded by the exons ATGAAGGGACTTGAACCCGATATTGTACCTTCTACATTTGAGGAGAATTTGGATTTTTATCAATTTCCCGATCCTCATGAATACCCGGTGGCAACGGCGACACACAAGGCTGTCGAAGTTTATGAGAAATTGGTG CGGGAAGATCCTGATAACGCACCGGATCTAGTTATCGCGG CTGACACGGTGGTGCTAACTCATCCCCAACCGGTTACATCTGACATATCGTATTCGATGCTTCCTCCAACACCACAAGAGTTACTTGAAAAGCCGACATCGAAGGAGGATAATATGCGTATGTTGTTGGATCTAAATGGGAATGTTT CGTACCCGATTCTTACAGCCCCAGGGTACAATATCAA ATCGATAGACGAACGAACACTTGTCCATTTTGTTGATAGCCCAAAACATGTTATTGAGGCTTATGTCGACAGTGGAGAGGGTATTGATCGTGCCGGAGGCTTTGCTATCCAG GGACTTGGTGGAGTCCTAGTGCGTAAGATCGAAGGTGATTATAACAATGTCGTTGGGTTTCCGGCGGCCTCGTTCTTCACGCTCCTTGATTTACTGGTGGATGAAGATCCAGATTTTTTGGAAGTTTGA